The following proteins are encoded in a genomic region of Brachypodium distachyon strain Bd21 chromosome 1, Brachypodium_distachyon_v3.0, whole genome shotgun sequence:
- the LOC100828467 gene encoding probable 2-oxoglutarate-dependent dioxygenase At3g50210, whose amino-acid sequence MGSDFKAIPLIDIGPLVEKIDDPDMVGDEGLLGVVRKLDDACREAGFFYVKGHGIAESLMTEVRDVTRKFFQLPDEEKLKIKMTPQSGYRGYQRVGENVTKGKPDMHEAIDCYTPIEPGKYGDLAKPMEGSNLWPDYPSNFKVLLEEYLSLVRDLSRKIMRGIALALGAPLDAFEGGMAGDAFWVFRLIGYPVSADIPQEQRTDIGCGAHTDYGLLTLVNQDDDICALEVRNQSGEWIYAKPVPGTFVCNIGDMLKVWSNGIYQPTLHRVVNNSPRYRVSVAFFYESNFDTTVEPVEFCREKTGGVAKYEKVVYGEHLVQKVLTNFVM is encoded by the exons atggGTTCCGACTTCAAGGCCATCCCTCTGATCG ACATCGGCCCGCTTGTCGAGAAGATCGACGATCCAGACATGGTCGGCGACGAGGGTTTGCTGGGCGTCGTCCGGAAGTTGGACGATGCCTGCAGGGAGGCTGGATTCTTTTATGTG AAAGGACACGGGATAGCGGAGTCACTAATGACGGAAGTTCGGGATGTCACGCGCAAGTTCTTTCAACTTCCCGATGAGGAAAAGTTAAAGATCAAAATGACACCTCAGAGTGGGTATAG AGGGTATCAAAGAGTAGGTGAAAATGTTACCAAGGGTAAACCTGATATGCATGAAGCAATTGAT TGCTACACGCCTATCGAACCGGGTAAATATGGAGATCTTGCTAAACCAATGGAAGGATCTAATTTGTG GCCCGATTACCCATCAAATTTCAAAGTACTCCTGGAAGAGTATTTAAGCCTCGTACGAG ATCTTTCAAGGAAAATCATGCGAGGTATCGCCTTGGCATTGGGTGCGCCGTTGGATGCTTTCGAAGGCGGGATGGCAGGAGATGCTTTCTGGGTTTTCAGGTTGATTGGGTATCCAGTCTCAGCTGACATTCCACAAGAGCAACGCACTGATATTGGATG TGGAGCTCACACAGATTATG GCCTTCTGACGCTGGTTAACCAGGATGATGACATCTGTGCTCTTGAG GTGAGAAACCAGTCTGGTGAGTGGATATACGCCAAGCCAGTCCCTGGCACCTTTGTTTGCAACATCGGTGACATGCTCAAG GTTTGGTCGAACGGGATATATCAGCCCACGCTCCACAGAGTGGTCAACAACTCCCCTCGTTACCGTGTCTCCGTTGCGTTCTTCTACGAG TCCAACTTCGACACTACGGTGGAGCCTGTGGAGTTTTGCCGGGAGAAAACAGGGGGCGTCGCCAAGTATGAGAAGGTCGTGTATGGGGAGCATCTTGTCCAGAAAGTCCTCACGAACTTCGTCATGTAA